AGGACCGAACCCGGCGGTGTCAGCGCCGCCTCGACGAGGCGGGCGCCGACGCGGCCGTCCTGTTTCCGAGCACCAACCTGTTCTACGTCTCGGGGTTCCGCGAGGAGCCCGGCGAGCGCCACCTGTTCCTGGTCGTCCCGAGCGCGGAGCGTGGCTCCGCGGAAGGCGCGAGCGGGCACGGCCCGCGAGTCACCGGGGCCGACCCGGCGTTCGTCGCGCCCGAGATGTACGACGAGCAGATCCGCGACGCCTCCTGGGTCGCGGACGTCCGGCTCTGGGCCGACGGCGAGGACCCGACCGACCTCGTGGCCGACCTCGCCGACGAATTCGACCTCCGGGGCGGCCGGCTGCTGGTCGACGACACGATGTGGGCGCGGTTCACACAGGACCTCCGCGAGACGCTGCCCGACGCCACCTTCGGGCTGGCCAGCGAGGTCTTCGACGACCTCCGGGCGCGCAAGGACGAGGCCGAACTCGCGGCGCTCCGGACCGCGGGCGACCTCGCCGACGCGGTGAGCCTCGAGATACGGGAACTCGGCGAGGAGGCCGTCGGGATGACAGAGACCGAACTCGCGGCCGAGATCGATCGCCGCCTCGCGGAGAAGGGCGGCGAGGAGGTCGCGTTCGGGACCATCGCGGGCTCGGGCCCGAACGGCGCCAAGCCCCATCACCGTCACGGCGGGCGCGAGATCGAGCGCGGCGACCCGGTGGTGCTGGACTTCGGCGCGTACGTCGACGGCTACCCCGGCGACCAGACCCGGACGGTCGTGTTCGCGGGCGACCCGCCCGCGGAGTTCGAGCGGGTCCACGAGGTCGTCCGCGAGGCCCAGCGGGCCGCGGTCGAGGCCGCGGAACCGGGCGTCCCGGCCGAGTCGGTCGACCGCGCGGCCCGCGAGGTCATCGAGGACGCGGGCTACGGCGAGGAGTTCGTCCACCGAACGGGCCACGGCGTCGGCCTCGACGTCCACGAGGACCCCTACATCGTGGCGGGGAACGACGAGGAACTCGAACCGGGGATGGTGTTCAGCGTCGAACCCGGTATCTACCTGCCCGGCGAGTTCGGCGTCCGCATCGAGGACCTGGTCGCCGTCACCGACGACGGCTGCGAGCGCCTGAACGACTCGCCCCGGACGTGGGAGCCGCTCTGACCGAGTCTACCGTGACCTACCTCAGCCACGCCGTCCGGTCGATCCGGGACGACCCGGTCGAGGGGGAGTCGGTCCGACTCGTCCTGACCGTCGGGGGCGACGCCGACGAGTCGGCGGTCGCAGAATCGGTCGAGTCGCTCGGCGGCGAGGCGGTCCGGGACCTCCGGTTCGACCGCCTGCTGGTCGAGGTGGCCCAGACCGACGTCGACGCGGTCTGCTCGCTGGCGGGCGTCGCCTCGGTCGAGACCGACGCGGTGCTGGACCCGACCTGAGCCGCTCGGGGGCGGTCCGCGCCGTCTCGGCTGGGGCCGCGGATTCCCCCGTAGACGTTTTCACGGCGCGGTTCCGGGGTTGTACTAACCGAGCGGAGCCGCCACCGGGCAAGCAGTTTCAAGTGAGTGACTGGTGTAGGGTCTGCGGGGAAATGGGGGACGACGACACTGAACACCGGCCCGGTGCGGTCCACGACGAACCGGTGACGACGATGGGCCGGCGCCGGTTCGTGGACACGCTCGCGAGCCTCGGCTTCGGCGCGCTCTCCGCGAGTCTGCTCACCGCCGACGACGTGCGGGCGGCGAGCCGCGACGAGGTGCCGGTGGTCTACGGTCTGACGCGGAGCGACGACGGGGGATTGACCCCCCGGCGAAAGACGGTGCCGGCCGACTGGTACGAGGACTTCCGGACGGCGCTCGCGGCCCACCGGAACCTGGAGGCGGTCCACCGCGACGCGGTGGCGAACTCGGCGGTGGCGCCCGGGGAGTACGGCGGCGCGAACGCGTCGATTCGCGTCGAGATAACCTCGGAGGACGTCCGGGGCGACGTCCCCGAGCGCGTCCAGAACACGCCGGTCGAGGTCCGCAAGGTCGAGCGAGCGACCGGGGGCGACCGGGGCCTCCGGGCCGAACCGAGCGCGTCGGTCGGTCTCCAGGACGGCGGCGTCCCGGGGAGCGTCGCGGTCGCCAGCGAGGACCTCTACGGGACCTTAGCGCCCGCGATGCGCGACCCGGCCGACGGGTCGCTGTACTTCGCCACCGCCAACCACGTCTTCGGCGGGACCGGCAACGAGGGCAAGCCGATGTACCTGCTCGACGACGGCCGGACCAAGATCGGGGAGGTGCGGTCGGGCTACCCGAAGGCGGACGTCGTCTGCGCCAGCCCGACCGACGACTACCGACCGCTCCACCGCATCCGGGACGGGTCGCCCGGCCGGGTCCTGGGCCAGTTCACCCGGACCGGCCTCGCCGACCTGAAGGCCGCGGGCGAACCGCTGGAGAAGATCGGCGTCAAGACCGGCCACACGAAGGGGAAAATCCAGGCGGTGGACGGGCTCACCTGCGCCTACGGCGCCATCTGCAAGCAGGGGCAGCTCAAGTGGGGCGACGAGTCGGGATTCGACGACGGCGACAGCGGGTCGGTCAACTACCACCCCGACCCGGACGACCCGGACGCGGGCGTGCTCGTCGGCGGGTTCAACAACGCCCGGACGTGGTGGCCCGGCGAGAACTACATCTGGGGGACCGCGGCCCACCACATCACCGAGACCCACGGACTGACGTTCTGAACGGGCGGACTACCTGCACTTTCAGACTGGCGCGCGCTGGCGCGACCCTTGTGTCGCGCCAGTGCGTGCGAGGGACGAGGAGCACAGCGAAGCGAGCACCGCAGGAGGCTGGGGAGGGTGAGGCTGTCGCGGTGCGGGGCAGTGCGGAGATTCAGAGGTGACGGCAGTAGCTAGCGTCTCGCGGTCGTATCCCCCTAGACCCACCAAAGAACAGTCCTCGAACCTACAACTCACTCTTCGTCCAGAAACGCCGACAGTAGCTTCCGCTCGCCCACCCGGAGGTGCTGGTGGAACGTCGGCGGCGAGACGCCCAGCGACTCGCTGACCTCCTCGCCGGTCGACTCGCGGGGCCACTCGAAGAAGCCCGCGTAGAACGCCGCCTCCAGTGCCGAGCGCTGGCGCTCGGTCAGGTCCTCGCCCAGCGCGGTCCGGAACTCCTCGACCGTGCGGGCCGGCCGCTCGCGCTCGCGCTGGGCGGCGGCCGACGTGCCCGGCAGCCCCTCCTGGATGGACTCGACCACCGAGCGGACGTCTGCGTTCTGCGGGAGCTCGACCACGCTCCGGCCGCCCTCGGGGGTGAACTCAGCGTGCCGGAGCGTCCCGCCGTGGTCGGCCAGGCCGGTCAGCGGCGACGGCCCGGTGTAGACCAGCTCGAACAGCGCGCCGTCGTCGTGCTCGTTGATCAGGCGGGCCTGCTCGACGTCGTCGGCGTCCTCGGCCCGCGAGAGCACCGTCCCGGGGTCGAGCCCGTCCGCGGTGACGAAGTAGACGAACGACCCCTCGGCGGTCATGGTCACGCCCTCCAGCGCGAACCGGCCGCCCTCCTCGCGGGGGACCCGCGCGAGGAACCCCTCGCCGTGGTCGATCTCGAACTCCACCTCGACGACCGCGTCCGTCAGCAGCGCCCGCTTGTTCTCCGCGGCGTTGATGGCGTGGCCGATGGTCTCGCCCAGCTCGGCGAGCACCGCCCGCTCGCGGTCGTCGAAGGCGTTCGCGCGGTCGGCGTACACGCAGAGGACGCCGTACACCGTCTCGCGGTAGCGCAGCGGGAGCGCGGCCGCCGACTGGTAGCCCCGCTCGAGCGCCGCCTCGCGCCACGGCGCGAACTCGTCGTCCTCCGGGACGCTCTGTACCACCTGGACCTCTCCGGTCTCGACCGCGATCTGGGCCGGCCCGCGGGGCGTCTCCTCGTGCATGGCCTTGATCTCGTCGAGGTACCCCTCTCCGGCGCCCGCCCAGGTGGTCGGCTCCGCCCAGTCCGAACCGGCCATCGTCTCGCCGGTCCACGCGAACTGGTACTGGTCCGACTCCGCGAGCCGGTCGCAGACCGCCTGGAGTATCTCCTCGCGGGTCGCGGCACGGACCAGCAGCTGGTCGACGTCCCGGATGACCGCGTTGATGCGGTCGAGCTCGGCGAGCTGGCACCGCTGGTCGGCGAGCTCGGCCTCGCGGGCCGCCCGGTTGAGCGCGACCTCCGCGTTGGCCGCCAGGACCCGCACCAGGTCCATCTCGTAGTCGTCGAACGCGCCGACAGCCCGGGAGGCCACGGTCATCACGCCCCAGTCGCCCAGCGGGAACGCGCCGAACGCCCGGATGCCCTCGGCGCCGTTCTCGTGGGCGCGCGGGTCGTCCCACGCGTTGTCGAAGTGGAGCGCCTCGCCCTCGGCGAAGGCGGTGCCGACGATCCCCTCGCCGCGTTCGAGGGTCGGCGCCGCGCCGAGCTCGGCGACGGTGTCCTCGAGCTGGATGTACGGATCGAGCAGCTCGCGCTCCTCGTCCCACCGGAAGACCGTCGCGTAGGGGATGTCCAGGACGTTCTGGGCCGTGTCGACCGCGGTCCGGCAGATGTCGCGCTGGGACCCGGCCGCCATCAGATCGCGGGTCGCGCCGTGGAGCGCGTCGAGCATCTCCTCGCGCCGGACCCGCTCGGTCACGTCGTAGTAGAGCTCGACCCGGCCGCCGGCGTACAGCCCCGACTCGATGGGCCGGCTCCGGTGGTGGAGGTGGCGCTCCCCGCGGTCGCCGCCCGCCGTGACGTGGCAGGTGAACTCCTCGACGTAGCTGTTGTCCTCGTAGGTCGCGGTCACGGTGTCGACGAACGCCTCGTCGTCCGCGACCACGTCGCGTATCTCAGCGTCGATGAGCGACCGCTTGTCCGCCCCGAGCACGCGTTCGCGGTCCAGATCGAAGTACTCGGTCACCGCGGAGTTGGCCCACGCCACCTCGAACTCGTCGTCGAGCACGAAGATGCCGACGTCGGTGTTGTCCATCACGTCCTCGGTCATCGACCGGTGGCGCTCCGCGTTGCGCTTGCGCTCGGTGATGTCGGTGTAGATGACGTAGTGCTCGTCGCCGCCCGACACCGAGGCGTTGCGCACCAGGAAGTCCCGGACGCCGTCGACCGCCTCGCGCTCGACTTCGGCGTCGATACGCTCGCCGTTGCGCACGCGCTCGGTGAGTCGCTCGGCCTCCTCGCGCCGGCCGTCCGGAACGAGGATGTCGTCGATGGAGGCGCCCAGTGCCTCCTCGCCGTCGTAGCCGAACACGTCCTCGAACGCCTCGTTGACCGACAGGACGACCGGCTCGCCGTCCCGGAGCTCGTACCGCGCGGTCGGCTCCGGGACGTTCTCGAACAGGGCGGCGAACCGGTCGCGCTCGGCCCGGAGCGCCTCCTCCGACCGGACCCGGCTCAGCGCCTCGGCGGCGTGGGCGACCAGTAGCTCCGCCAGTCGGAGGTCCTCCTCGTCGAACTCCCCGGGGGTGTACGCCCCGGCCTGGAGCACCCCCACGTCGCCGAACGGGACGCTCAACACCGACCGGTACCGGTCGCTCACGACCTCGACGTCCCCGACCTCGTGGATGTCGTCGACGACGAACGTCCTGCCGGTCAGGTAGGTCTCGCCCGCCAGCCCCTCGTCGGCCCGGAGCACGTCGTAGCCCGTCTCGTCGAGCTCCGAGGAGGTGGCCTTCGGGACCAGGTAGCCGTCCTCCTCGACGTCGACCCCGCAGATGTCGAACTTCAGGATCTCCTCGGCGGCGTCGACGGTCCGGCGGTAGATCTCCCGGGGCGTGTCGCAGCCCTCCAGACTGACCGCCACGTGGTGGAGCTCCTCGATCTTCTGCTTCTCGCGGGTCAGGTCCCGCTCTAACTGCTTGCGGTCGGTGATGTCGGTGTAGATGACGTACCCGCCGGTGGCGTCGTCCGGGACCTTCGCGGTCCGGACCTGGAAGTCCCGGACCCCCGTCGCCGTCTCCCGGCGCACCTCCGCGTCGACGTGGTCGCCTCGCTGCATCCGGTCGACGTGTCGCTTCGCCTCCTCGGCGTACTCGTCGGGGACCAGGACGTCGAGCACCGACTCGCCGACGACCCGCTCGGCGTCGTAGCCGAACACCGCCTCGAACGACTCGTTGACCGACCGGATCACCGGCTCGCCGTCGACGACGTCGTGGTAGATGATCGCGTCGCGGGTGTTCTCGAACAGCGCGGCGAACCGGTCGCGCTCGGCTTCGAGGGCCGCCTCCGACCGGATGCGCTGGACCGACTGGGCCAGGTGGGAGGTCAACAGCTCGGCCAGCTTCCGGTCGCTCCGGTCGAACGCGCCGACCTCCTTCGAGACCGCCTGGAAGACGCCCACCTCGCCGACCGGGACGGTCAGCGCCGCCCGGTAGCCGCTGGCGGCCGGGTCGACGCCCGCCTCGCGGAGGTCGGCCGTCCGGATCGACCGGCCCGCACGGTAGGCCCGCGCCGCGAGGTTGTCGTCGGCCGACACCGGCGTGGTGGTGTAGACGCCGTCGGTCGGCACGCCCCTCGAGACCGCCTGTGGCACCAGCTCGCCGTCCTCGACCGTGTCGACCGCGCAGAGGTCGAACTCCAGCAGCTGCTCGGCCGTCTCGACCGCCAGCTCGCAGGCGGCCTCGACGCTGCCGGACTCCTCGAGCATCACCGCGACCTCGTGGAGCTCGCGGGTCTTGCGCTTCTCGGCCTCGAGCCGGTCGGCCAGCCGCTCGCGCTCGTTCACGTCCCGGACCACCGCCGAGAAGTAGCGCGCCCTGTCGCGCTCGGCCTCGCGGATCGACACCGCGAGCGGCACCTCGCGACCGTCGCGGTGCCGCCCCGTCAGCTCGACGTAGTCGCGCTGGTCCGGACCCGAGTCCGCGGCCAGCGACTCGACCACCTCGGCGACCCGGTCGGCCTCGCCGTCGGCGAGCAGCGTCCGGACCGGCTCGCCCGCGATGGTATCGGGATCGTAGCCGAACACGCGCTCGACCGCCCGGGTGGCGAACGCCACCTCGCAGTCCTCGTCGACGGTCAGGATGGGGTCGGGCGTCCCCTCGACCAGCGTCTCGACCCGGTCGGCGAGCCGGTCGCGCTCGTCGGCGGCCGACCGCAGCTCCGCGGCGCGCTCGACCCGTCGCGCGGTCCGCGCCGGGAGGTCGGCTCGCGGCCGGGTCGGGACGAACGCGACGTCGCGGGGCGCGTCCTCGACCGACTCGGCGACCAGCACCCTGGCGGCGTCGGGCCGGAGCTCGCCGACGGCGCCGAGCAGCTCCGCGCCGTCGACGTCGGGGAGGTCGGCCTCGGCGACGACGCAGTCGACCGCATCGGTCTCGATCCGGTCGAGCGCCTCGGTTCCGCGGCGCTCGACGCGCAGTTCGGAGTCGAACAGTTCCCCGGCGACGGCGGCCCCCCGCGTCTCCTCGCCGACGTACAGCACCCGTCGCGCGACGGCTCGCGGCCGGCCTCGTTCCCCCTCGGGCCGTTGCATTATTACCACGACAGACACCGGGAGGTTGTTAGCGTTTCGTCTCGGGTTGGGTTCGAAATCTCTTTTCCGTCCCGTGCGGCGTCGGAGACGCTCCGAACTCCTTTGTTCCTGTAATATGTGGGGCGGATAAATACCACTCGTCTGACGCACTCCGGGGCGCGGCGCGGCTTGTGTAACCATTAAGAGTCGGGGGCGGCACGTCTCGGACATGCGACTGGAGGAGTACTGGGGGGTCGGACCCAAGACGCGCGAGCGCCTCGAGGCCGAACTGGGCACCGAGCGCGCGGTGGAGGCCATCGAGTCCGGCGAGGTCCGTGCGCTCGTCTCGGCGGGGCTGCCCCGCGGGCGCGCGACACGCATCCTCCGGCGGGCCAACGGCGGCGAGGGGATGTCGGTCCTGGCGACCCGCGACGCCCGGGCGGTCTACAAGGAACTGCTCGACGTGGCCAGCGACTACGCCGTGACCGAGGACGCGGCCGACCGCATCCGGGTGTTGACGCCGCTGATGGACCGGGAAGAGGCCGAGGAGCGACTCGACGCGGTGACGGACGCCGCCGAATCGTGGGCCGCGCTGGACGACCCGACCCGCGAGGAGGTGCTGTCGGCGTTCGCCGAGTTCGCCGGCGACGACCGCATCGGCGAGGACGAGGCCGCGGTCCGGACCGTGCTCGCGCTCCGGGACGCCGGACTCTCCGAGGGAGCATTCTCGCGCGTCGCCGACATCGACCGCGCCGACCTCGAGGCCGCCGCCTCGGCGCTCGCGGACCTCGACGGCGGCGACGTGGCCCGGGGCGTCGACGACGAACTCGACGACCTCCGGGACGCGCTCGACGGCGCGGAGGCACTCTCGGCCGACTCGCTCGACGCGATGGAGGAGATCCGCGAGGAGGCCCGCGCCGGCGCGGAGTTCGGCGAGGTGGTGGTCGACTACGTGGCGAGCGAGACCGACGCCGGGTTCCAGCGCGTCCGGGACGCCGCGCCCGAGGACGCGGTCGACGCCGCCGACTTCGTGAACGCCACGCTCCGGAACCTGCTCGAGGACCTCCGGGAGACCGCCGAGGAGCGCGAGCGCTCGGTCGCCCGGCGGCTCCGGGGTCGAATCGCCGAGAACCAGGCCGCCGTCGACGACGCGCGGGCGGCGGTGTCGGACCTGGCGTTCCACCTCTCGCTGGCCCGGTTCGCCCGCGACTTCGACCTCGCCCGGCCGTCGTTCACCGACGAGGGCTTCGCGGTCCTGAACGCCCGGAACGTCTCGCTCGAGGCGGGCGGCGAGTCGGTCCAGCCGGTGACGTACGCGGTCGGCAGTCACGGGCTCGGGGACGGGTCGGCGTCCGATTCCGCCCCCTCCGAGGACGATGCGGACGCCGACCCGGCGCCGCCCGACGGCGACAGGGTCTCGGTGCTGACCGGCGCGAACTCCGGCGGGAAGACGACCCTGCTGGAGACGATGTGCCAGGTCGCGCTGCTGGCCCAGATGGGCCTGCCGGTGCCCGCCGAGCGCGCGGAGGTGTCGCTCTCCGAGGACATCGTCTTCCACCGGCGCCACGCCAGTTTCAACGCGGGCGTGCTGGAGTCCACCCTGCGGAGCATCGTCCCGCCGCTGACCGACGGGTCGAACACCCTGATGCTGGTCGACGAGTTCGAGGCTATCACCGAACCCGGGAGCGCGGCCGACCTGCTCCACGGTCTGGTCCGGCTCACGGTCGACCGCGGCGCGCTCGGGGTGTTCGTCACTCACCTCGCCGACGACCTCAAGCCCCTCCCCGAGAAGGCCCGCAAGGACGGCATCTTCGCCGAGGGCCTCGACGACGACCTCGAACTCGAGGTCGACTACCAGCCCCGGTTCGGCACGGTCGGCAAATCCACCCCGGAGTTCATCGTCTCCCGGCTGCTGGCGGGCGCCGACGACCGGACCGAGCGGGCCGGCTTCGAGACGCTGGCCCGCGCTGTCGGCGAGGAGGCGGTCCAGCGCACCCTCGACGACTGGTCGCCCGAGGCCGAGGCGGACGACTGATCTCGGATGGCAGGTCCCCCGAACGGCGACGAATCCGCCGATTCCTCCGCGTCCTCCGGACCGTCGGCATCCTCTCCGTCGTCTGCGCCCTCCGCGACCTCCCCGTCTCCCCCACCGGCTACTCCTTGGGACGCCCGCCTCGTCCTCGCCGCCGGCGTCCTGTTGGGAATCGTCGGCCTCGCCGCCACCGTCGCTCGACACCCGGCGAAGATCGGCATGGACCTCCAGGTGTACTACTTCGCGGCAAAAGCCGCCCTCTCGGGCGCGGACTTCTACGCGGCCGCGCCGCCGGCCCACCCGACCTACGGCTACGTCTACCCGCCGGTCACGCTCCCGGTCTTCTACCCCTTCGCGCTGTTCGGGAGCTGGCGGGCCGCGTTCGCCGCGTTCACCCTGCTCAACGTCGCCGCGGCGCTCGCTACGGCCGCCCTGCTCGTCGACTACGTCGAGCGCTACCGCCAGCCCCTGGCCCGGCTCGACCGCGCGCTGATCGCGGGCTTCGTCCTGCTCTCGCTCCACTCGGCGTCGACGCTGCTGTACGGGGAGACCAACTACTTCCTCGTGCTGGCGCTCGTCGCGGGGTTCCGGTGGCTGGACGCCGCCGAAACCACCGACGTCGGTGCGGAGACCCGCGGTTGGCTCGGCGACGAGGCGAAGGCCGGCGTCGCCTTCGCGCTCCCGGCGGTGGTCAAACTCTTCCCGGCCGCCGTGGGGCTCTGGCTGCTCCGTCGCCGGGCCTGGCGGGCCGTCGCGGCCGCGACCGCGACCGGCGTCGGGGCGTTCGCGCTCGGCGTCGCGGCGTTCGGCGTCGACGCCCACCTGACCTACCTCGACGTCGCGGTCCGCCCGCGGCTGTCGAGCGAGGAGTTCGCCGGCGGACTCGACCCGGCCGCGGCCATGGTGACGCTCCGGCGGCCGCTCTCGGTGCTACTGCCGGACCTCGACCCCTCGCTCTACGGCCCGCTGGCGTTCCTGCTGCTCGCGCCGGTCGTGGCGTACTGCTACCGGCGGATCGACGGGCCGGTCGAGCGACTGGTCGCCGTCTTCGCCACGATGGCGGCGATAGTCGTCGGGTTCCCGTCGCTGCTGCTGTACGCCGTCTTCCTCGTCTTCCCGCTGGTTCCGCTGCTCTACCTGCTGGAGCGCGGGCCGGCCCGGCGGCTGTTCGTCGCGGGCGCGTTCGTCTCGAACGTCGCGGTGACGCTGGCAAACGTCCGGGCGCTGGTCGGGGCGACGCCGATTCCGGCCGGCGTCCTCGACGTTGCGACGCCGGTGCTCACCTTGGGAACTCCGACGCTCTACGGCGTCGTCCTGATGCTGGCCGCCTGCGCGCTCGCCGTCAGAAGAACATCGCCCACGCGATGAGTCCCATGGTGAGCACCGCCAGGAGCGCGGGCAGCAGTCCGAGCAGAACCGTCGTGAGCCGGTCGAGCCGGCGCTCGTCGTCGACCGGCTCGAGCACGCTGTAGCCGCACTCCACGCACTGCTTGCGGTCGCTCCGGTGCTTTCTCCCGCAGTCCTTGCACTTCCAGCGCTTGGGACCGAGACTCATTGACGTTGGCCCACCCGATGAACGCATGTGTTTTAGGTCTTGCGTCCCGCGGCGGGTCGACGCCGACGATTCGTCGTCTCGCGGCCGGAACGGACCAACACTCACGAACACTTATCAATTCGGCGCGAGTTCCGGGAACCGATGGACGGACGCGAGCGGGACGACGCGGCGGACGACCGCGAGCGCGGCAGGGCGGGCGCCGACCGCGAGCGGTTCGACCGCCTCCGCGAGGCGGCCCGCGACCGGTGGGCCAGCGCCGACGGGGACGTCGACGCCGCGGCGCCGCGCCTCGACAGCGCCGACGCGGACGAGCGCGCGGCGGCGGCGTGGACCCTCGCGGAACTCGCCGCGAGCGACCCCGACCGCGCCCGCCGGCTCCCGGTCGAGGACGGACTCGCGCCGCTGCTGGCCGACGGCGACCGGTGGGTCCGCAGGGGCGCCTCCTGGGCGCTGGCGGCCGTCGCCGAGGACCACCCGGCGCGGGCCCGGGCCGGCCTCTCGGCCGTCGCCGGCGGCCTGACCGACGACGACCCCCTCGTTCGAGAAAACAGCGTCCTCGCGTTCGCGGACGTCGCCCGGGAGTACCCGCGCGCCGCCGAACCCGGGCTGAGCGACCTCGCGGCCCTCGCGTCCGACGGCGACGACCGGGTTCGACGGACCGCCGTCGAGACCCTCCGGCGACTCCTCGTCCGCCTCGACGAGGACGGCTTCCCGCGGACCGTCGCGGTCACGCCGGAGGTCGCCGAGAGCCTGCGCGGCGAGGCCGACGTGGTCGAGGTGACCGAAGAGGACGACGACCCCGACGGTCCGGCGGTCCGGGTCCGCGACGCGTCGGCGGACGAGGAGCGCGGCGATGACGAGGGTGATGGAGATACCGAGGGTCCGGGCGACCGCGACGAGGAATCGCTCGGCCCGCCGGAGCGGATTCCCGAGGTGCCCGCGGTCGAGGGCCGGCGCCGCGACTTCGACAGGCTCTCGGACCTCGGCGGCGGCCCGCTGACGACCGCCGCGAAGGCCCGGGTCCGAACTGTCGGCGAGGGCGGCCACCACGTCGTGGTCGTCCTCCGGTCGCTCCGGGCCGGCGCCGGCGTCGACCCCGACGAGTTCGCGGCGGCGATACGCGCGTGGGACAGCCTCGACGACCACGACCACGTCGCGCCGGTCCTGGCCCGCGGCGAGACGCCCCGGCCCTGGCTCGCCACCGAGTTCATGGACGGGGGTAGCCTCCGGGACGCCGTCGGCTCGGCGGGTATCGGGCGCGCGGTGTGGTACGCCCACTGCGTCGTCACGGCGGTCTGTCACGCCCACGCACGCGGCGTGGTCCACGGCGCCCTCCGACCCGGCGCGGTCGGCCTCTCGCGGACGCTGGGGGCGTGGCCGGTCCCGAAGGTCGGCGACTGGGCGTTCGGCGGTCCGCTGTCGGCGGTCCGGGACCTGCCGGTGCCGCCGGCCTACGCCGCGCCCGAGCACGTCGCCCCGGACGAGTTCGGCCGCCCCGACCCCGCGACCGACGTCTACCAGGTCGGGGCGCTCTGCTACGCGCTGCTCGCGGGCCGGCCGCCGTTCGTCGGCGACCCGGACGACGTCGCGCGCCGGGTCACGACCGAGGACCCGGCGCCGCCGAGCGCGCACGCTCCGGCGGTGCCGGAGACGCTCGACGCGCTGGTCGACCGGGCGCTCGCCAGGGAGAAGCGCGCGCGGTTCGAGACGGCCGAGGACCTCCGGCGGGAACTGGAGGTCGTCGCGCGCGACCTGTCGCTGTCCGTCGAGCTGTAACTGTCGCGCGGGTGTAACCGCGGCCCGGTCGCGGCCTTGTTCCACTCAGCGCCCGCCGGCCGGACCGTCGTCGTGGAAGTAGACCACGCGCTCGGAATCGCTCCGGGCGCGCTCGTCCTCGGCGTCGTACCGGGTCGCGCACCGCCGCGCGTACTTCGTCAGCGCCGAGAACGGCGGCCCGCCGAAGACGTCGGCCCAGCGGTCCCCGCGCTCGACCACGACGCGCTGGTCGTAGGCTTTGCCACAGACCGGGCAGGGCGTCTCGTCGGGGTCGTGGGAGTGCACGTCACGCTAGACGGACGCGAGCGGTTTCAATCTCCCGGGCGCCGGCGGTCCGGAACGTCGCTCCGCGCGACCCGGTGCCGGAAGCCCCGCATCCGGGACCGCGGAGAGCGGCGGGTCGCTCCGCGGTTGGCGGCCGCCCGACCGCACTCCGCCCGCATTTAAGTATCCTCGATGCGACAGGACGGTACGATGGCGCTCGCGTCGCTCACCGCGCAGGCGTCCGGCGACCCGAGCGGTGCGGTCGTCCGCTTCCTCGGGTCGGTGCTGCTCGCGTTCGCGGCCGGGACGTTCGGCTACTACGCGCGCCGGAACCGCCGGCTCGACCGACTGGAGTCCCAGCGACCGTTCTGGCGGTACCTCGGCCTGGTTGGGGCGACCGCCGGCGCCTTCGGCGTGCTCGGCGTCGCCGGCGTGGTCGCCGAGTCGCGCGCGCTGACCGCG
This region of Halorussus rarus genomic DNA includes:
- a CDS encoding M24 family metallopeptidase, with the protein product MSAFEDRTRRCQRRLDEAGADAAVLFPSTNLFYVSGFREEPGERHLFLVVPSAERGSAEGASGHGPRVTGADPAFVAPEMYDEQIRDASWVADVRLWADGEDPTDLVADLADEFDLRGGRLLVDDTMWARFTQDLRETLPDATFGLASEVFDDLRARKDEAELAALRTAGDLADAVSLEIRELGEEAVGMTETELAAEIDRRLAEKGGEEVAFGTIAGSGPNGAKPHHRHGGREIERGDPVVLDFGAYVDGYPGDQTRTVVFAGDPPAEFERVHEVVREAQRAAVEAAEPGVPAESVDRAAREVIEDAGYGEEFVHRTGHGVGLDVHEDPYIVAGNDEELEPGMVFSVEPGIYLPGEFGVRIEDLVAVTDDGCERLNDSPRTWEPL
- a CDS encoding GAF domain-containing protein gives rise to the protein MQRPEGERGRPRAVARRVLYVGEETRGAAVAGELFDSELRVERRGTEALDRIETDAVDCVVAEADLPDVDGAELLGAVGELRPDAARVLVAESVEDAPRDVAFVPTRPRADLPARTARRVERAAELRSAADERDRLADRVETLVEGTPDPILTVDEDCEVAFATRAVERVFGYDPDTIAGEPVRTLLADGEADRVAEVVESLAADSGPDQRDYVELTGRHRDGREVPLAVSIREAERDRARYFSAVVRDVNERERLADRLEAEKRKTRELHEVAVMLEESGSVEAACELAVETAEQLLEFDLCAVDTVEDGELVPQAVSRGVPTDGVYTTTPVSADDNLAARAYRAGRSIRTADLREAGVDPAASGYRAALTVPVGEVGVFQAVSKEVGAFDRSDRKLAELLTSHLAQSVQRIRSEAALEAERDRFAALFENTRDAIIYHDVVDGEPVIRSVNESFEAVFGYDAERVVGESVLDVLVPDEYAEEAKRHVDRMQRGDHVDAEVRRETATGVRDFQVRTAKVPDDATGGYVIYTDITDRKQLERDLTREKQKIEELHHVAVSLEGCDTPREIYRRTVDAAEEILKFDICGVDVEEDGYLVPKATSSELDETGYDVLRADEGLAGETYLTGRTFVVDDIHEVGDVEVVSDRYRSVLSVPFGDVGVLQAGAYTPGEFDEEDLRLAELLVAHAAEALSRVRSEEALRAERDRFAALFENVPEPTARYELRDGEPVVLSVNEAFEDVFGYDGEEALGASIDDILVPDGRREEAERLTERVRNGERIDAEVEREAVDGVRDFLVRNASVSGGDEHYVIYTDITERKRNAERHRSMTEDVMDNTDVGIFVLDDEFEVAWANSAVTEYFDLDRERVLGADKRSLIDAEIRDVVADDEAFVDTVTATYEDNSYVEEFTCHVTAGGDRGERHLHHRSRPIESGLYAGGRVELYYDVTERVRREEMLDALHGATRDLMAAGSQRDICRTAVDTAQNVLDIPYATVFRWDEERELLDPYIQLEDTVAELGAAPTLERGEGIVGTAFAEGEALHFDNAWDDPRAHENGAEGIRAFGAFPLGDWGVMTVASRAVGAFDDYEMDLVRVLAANAEVALNRAAREAELADQRCQLAELDRINAVIRDVDQLLVRAATREEILQAVCDRLAESDQYQFAWTGETMAGSDWAEPTTWAGAGEGYLDEIKAMHEETPRGPAQIAVETGEVQVVQSVPEDDEFAPWREAALERGYQSAAALPLRYRETVYGVLCVYADRANAFDDRERAVLAELGETIGHAINAAENKRALLTDAVVEVEFEIDHGEGFLARVPREEGGRFALEGVTMTAEGSFVYFVTADGLDPGTVLSRAEDADDVEQARLINEHDDGALFELVYTGPSPLTGLADHGGTLRHAEFTPEGGRSVVELPQNADVRSVVESIQEGLPGTSAAAQRERERPARTVEEFRTALGEDLTERQRSALEAAFYAGFFEWPRESTGEEVSESLGVSPPTFHQHLRVGERKLLSAFLDEE
- a CDS encoding MutS-related protein, whose product is MRLEEYWGVGPKTRERLEAELGTERAVEAIESGEVRALVSAGLPRGRATRILRRANGGEGMSVLATRDARAVYKELLDVASDYAVTEDAADRIRVLTPLMDREEAEERLDAVTDAAESWAALDDPTREEVLSAFAEFAGDDRIGEDEAAVRTVLALRDAGLSEGAFSRVADIDRADLEAAASALADLDGGDVARGVDDELDDLRDALDGAEALSADSLDAMEEIREEARAGAEFGEVVVDYVASETDAGFQRVRDAAPEDAVDAADFVNATLRNLLEDLRETAEERERSVARRLRGRIAENQAAVDDARAAVSDLAFHLSLARFARDFDLARPSFTDEGFAVLNARNVSLEAGGESVQPVTYAVGSHGLGDGSASDSAPSEDDADADPAPPDGDRVSVLTGANSGGKTTLLETMCQVALLAQMGLPVPAERAEVSLSEDIVFHRRHASFNAGVLESTLRSIVPPLTDGSNTLMLVDEFEAITEPGSAADLLHGLVRLTVDRGALGVFVTHLADDLKPLPEKARKDGIFAEGLDDDLELEVDYQPRFGTVGKSTPEFIVSRLLAGADDRTERAGFETLARAVGEEAVQRTLDDWSPEAEADD